One region of Paraburkholderia acidiphila genomic DNA includes:
- a CDS encoding MgtC/SapB family protein — protein MIGNWELVSRLVLAALLGSVIGFERERLSWAAGLRTHMLVSVGSALIMLVSAYGFADVLKDDHVVLDPSRMAAQVVSGIGFLGAGSILLRGEIVRGLTTAASLWSVAAVGLAVGGGLYTGAIAATVIILIILAGIKPLERRFITFRQRRQLTLLVSRGALTFHSLHDALGTSSPRVKQFVVQQSDDSPELDEVMITLGRVSSMEYEAICATLRRLPEVKEFREDGVRS, from the coding sequence ATGATCGGAAACTGGGAACTCGTTTCGCGGCTGGTGCTGGCCGCCCTGCTCGGCAGCGTGATCGGCTTCGAGCGCGAGCGGCTTTCGTGGGCGGCGGGCCTGCGCACGCACATGCTCGTGAGCGTGGGTTCGGCGCTCATCATGCTCGTCTCGGCCTACGGCTTCGCCGATGTGCTCAAGGACGACCACGTCGTGCTCGATCCTTCGCGGATGGCGGCGCAGGTCGTTTCGGGCATCGGCTTTCTCGGCGCGGGCTCGATCCTGCTGCGCGGCGAGATCGTGCGCGGCCTCACGACGGCGGCGAGCCTCTGGTCGGTCGCGGCCGTGGGGCTGGCGGTGGGTGGCGGGCTCTATACGGGCGCGATTGCGGCGACCGTCATCATTCTCATCATCCTCGCGGGCATCAAGCCGCTCGAGCGGCGCTTCATCACGTTCCGGCAGCGCCGCCAGCTCACGCTGCTCGTGAGCCGCGGCGCGCTGACGTTTCACTCGCTGCACGATGCGCTCGGCACGTCGAGCCCGCGCGTGAAGCAGTTCGTCGTGCAGCAGAGCGACGACTCGCCCGAGCTGGACGAAGTGATGATCACGCTCGGCCGCGTGTCGTCGATGGAGTACGAGGCGATTTGCGCGACGCTGCGCCGCTTGCCCGAAGTGAAGGAGTTTCGCGAGGACGGCGTGCGAAGTTGA
- a CDS encoding flavin reductase family protein has product MSNTYFYDPAQGHGLPHDPFKAIVAPRMIGWISSRAKSGVLNLAPYSFFGAFATFPPIIGFCSEGRKDSISNIEETGEFVWNLTSKALAPQMNRTSAPVAADVDEFALAGLTAAPGRSVAVPHVAESPAALECRLLQVVRLNTLDGTPMDNWLALGQVVGVHIREEFLKDGLFDTHAAQPVMRAGYRADYAQIGEMFQMVRPGA; this is encoded by the coding sequence ATGTCCAATACCTACTTCTACGACCCCGCCCAGGGCCACGGCCTGCCGCACGACCCGTTCAAGGCGATCGTCGCGCCGCGCATGATCGGCTGGATCTCCAGCCGCGCGAAGAGCGGCGTGCTCAATCTCGCGCCCTACAGTTTCTTCGGCGCGTTCGCCACCTTTCCGCCGATCATCGGGTTCTGCAGCGAAGGCCGCAAAGACAGCATCAGCAACATCGAAGAAACCGGCGAGTTTGTCTGGAACCTCACGTCGAAGGCGCTCGCGCCGCAGATGAACCGCACCTCCGCGCCCGTTGCCGCCGACGTCGACGAATTCGCGCTCGCGGGCCTGACGGCCGCACCGGGCCGCAGCGTCGCGGTGCCGCACGTGGCCGAATCGCCGGCCGCGCTCGAATGCAGGCTGCTGCAGGTCGTGCGGCTCAACACGCTCGACGGCACGCCCATGGACAACTGGCTGGCGCTCGGGCAGGTGGTGGGCGTGCATATTCGCGAGGAGTTTCTGAAGGACGGCCTCTTCGACACGCACGCCGCCCAGCCCGTGATGCGCGCGGGCTATCGCGCCGACTACGCGCAGATCGGCGAGATGTTCCAGATGGTGCGGCCGGGCGCGTAA